One region of Bacillus pumilus genomic DNA includes:
- a CDS encoding amino acid ABC transporter substrate-binding protein: MKQKTAFMMSGVLLLFLSLMGCSSVKTTTDDGRKIVKVALSAEVNPPFLATNDRNEPIGYNIDYLNEVENRLPHVHFDYIFGEEESNLIGVGAGKFEMAANWFFSNPEREKRFLYPKVPYGYSMTGLIVNESDKEIRSLDDMTSKKLAPVSPSGGLRSILNQYNKEHDPDIPLTTIESPSNELNLKRVESGRSDAAFMNISTFDTIQKHLNLKVRVGGIVSKEPIYLVLQPSEKQLAEDLDRITQEMIDDGTLPKLAKKWFGVDFFQDIDDISEQGDQNEERKEAS; the protein is encoded by the coding sequence ATGAAACAAAAGACAGCATTCATGATGTCCGGTGTCCTTCTGCTTTTTCTTTCTCTGATGGGCTGCAGCAGTGTGAAAACCACGACCGACGATGGCAGAAAAATTGTAAAAGTCGCACTGAGTGCAGAGGTCAATCCACCCTTTTTAGCAACAAATGACCGAAACGAACCGATTGGCTATAACATTGATTATTTAAATGAAGTGGAAAATAGACTTCCTCACGTACATTTTGATTACATTTTTGGCGAGGAAGAATCGAATTTAATTGGTGTAGGCGCAGGGAAGTTTGAAATGGCGGCTAATTGGTTTTTTAGTAATCCTGAACGTGAAAAGCGTTTCCTTTACCCTAAGGTTCCGTATGGTTATTCGATGACAGGTTTAATTGTGAATGAATCAGACAAAGAGATTCGATCGCTTGATGATATGACATCTAAAAAGCTGGCTCCTGTCAGCCCTAGCGGAGGCTTGCGTTCGATTTTAAATCAATATAATAAAGAACATGATCCGGATATTCCGCTGACGACTATTGAGAGCCCTTCAAATGAACTTAACTTAAAGCGCGTTGAAAGCGGACGATCAGATGCAGCATTTATGAACATTTCAACCTTTGATACCATTCAAAAGCATTTAAACCTGAAGGTCAGAGTTGGCGGCATTGTGTCAAAGGAGCCTATCTATCTTGTCTTACAGCCAAGCGAGAAGCAGCTTGCAGAAGATTTGGACCGAATCACCCAAGAGATGATTGATGATGGAACACTGCCTAAGCTGGCGAAAAAGTGGTTTGGGGTTGATTTCTTTCAAGATATTGATGACATCTCAGAGCAAGGCGATCAAAATGAAGAAAGGAAGGAAGCGTCATGA
- a CDS encoding amino acid ABC transporter permease — protein sequence MTFTAGDWLRIFLQVLERLPLTFFIIIVSLFFAIIIGLLFACIRIKQIPVLKQLAVIYLSFTRSTPLIVQLFLIYFGLPQLLLVAGIQINHWDRVLFVMMTFSLHTGAYLSEVFRSAYSSVGKDQLEAAYIVGMTDTQALIRIIIPQAFLIALPNLGNYTIDLVKDTAIAFTIGLIDIMGQVKIILGNNYGIGMFEVYVIIAIVYWLICMSIELITMLLERKFVKGRTSLSR from the coding sequence ATGACGTTTACAGCTGGAGATTGGCTGCGCATTTTTTTACAGGTGCTTGAACGCCTGCCACTCACTTTTTTCATTATTATCGTGTCATTGTTTTTTGCCATCATCATCGGCTTGCTATTTGCATGTATTCGTATCAAACAAATCCCAGTACTGAAGCAATTGGCTGTTATTTATTTATCTTTTACACGGAGTACGCCTTTAATTGTTCAGCTTTTCTTGATTTATTTTGGCCTGCCTCAGCTTTTGCTTGTGGCAGGGATTCAAATCAATCATTGGGATCGTGTGCTATTTGTAATGATGACGTTTTCTTTACATACGGGCGCTTATTTATCTGAAGTCTTTCGCAGTGCGTATTCATCTGTCGGGAAGGATCAGCTCGAGGCCGCCTACATTGTTGGGATGACAGATACACAGGCGTTGATTAGGATCATTATCCCGCAGGCCTTCCTCATTGCACTGCCGAACCTCGGAAATTACACCATTGATCTCGTGAAAGACACAGCGATTGCCTTTACAATCGGGCTCATTGATATCATGGGACAGGTGAAGATCATCTTAGGAAATAACTACGGAATCGGTATGTTTGAGGTGTATGTGATCATTGCGATTGTGTATTGGCTCATTTGTATGAGTATTGAACTGATCACCATGCTGCTTGAAAGGAAATTTGTAAAAGGCCGCACCAGCCTGTCACGTTAA
- a CDS encoding amino acid ABC transporter permease encodes MQTIDIPFAIDQVPLILKGVPFTLLIALVSMAVSLMIGSVFAFIRLFRIPVLRQLVTLYVSFFRGTPLIVQLFAFFYGLPFVLTKVNDTFGLTFHPDMVSPLAVALITFSLHSAAHLTEVVRSALLAVDKGQLEAAKIVGMTTRQAMMRIILPQAFVVALPNLGNQLIQLLKATSLSFTIGVLEIMGISRIIANDGYQFLETYLVSALIYWLLSIFFELAFALLEKRVSVYGRSLGR; translated from the coding sequence ATGCAAACCATTGATATTCCATTTGCGATTGACCAAGTACCTCTTATTCTAAAAGGCGTTCCTTTTACTTTATTGATTGCACTCGTTTCCATGGCTGTAAGCCTAATGATTGGATCTGTTTTTGCTTTCATTCGTCTCTTTCGCATTCCTGTACTCAGGCAGCTTGTGACGCTTTATGTCTCCTTTTTTAGAGGAACACCTCTTATTGTTCAGTTGTTCGCTTTCTTTTATGGACTTCCTTTTGTTCTAACCAAAGTGAACGATACATTCGGGCTGACCTTTCATCCAGATATGGTCTCCCCATTAGCTGTTGCCCTTATTACATTCAGCCTCCATTCAGCCGCCCATTTAACAGAGGTTGTTCGGAGTGCACTTCTTGCGGTAGACAAAGGGCAGCTTGAAGCAGCAAAAATTGTGGGGATGACGACACGCCAAGCAATGATGCGCATTATTTTGCCACAGGCATTTGTGGTAGCCCTGCCGAACTTAGGCAATCAGCTCATTCAGCTATTAAAAGCCACCTCTCTTTCGTTTACAATTGGAGTACTTGAAATCATGGGGATTTCCCGGATTATTGCAAATGATGGCTATCAGTTTTTAGAAACATACCTCGTATCTGCGTTGATCTATTGGCTGCTGAGCATTTTCTTTGAACTAGCTTTTGCTTTATTAGAGAAACGAGTCAGCGTGTACGGAAGATCTCTTGGACGATAA
- a CDS encoding 2,3-butanediol dehydrogenase, translating to MKALRWHDQKDIRLEEIDEPKVAPGKVKLKVKWCGICGSDLHEYLGGPIFIPVNEPHPLTKEKAPITLGHEFSGEVVEVGEDVSNYKVGDRVVVEPIFATHGHQGAYNLDENMGFLGLAGGGGGFSEYVSVDEELLHLLPDEISYEQGALVEPSAVALYAVRSSKVQAGDTAAVFGCGPIGLLVIEALKAAGATDIYAVELSKERQEKAKELGAIIVDPSQYEDVVQEIARRTNGGVDVSFEVTGVPVVLKQAIQSTRISGETVIVSIWEKGAEIMPNDIVIKERTVKGIIGYRDVFPSVLNLMRKGYFSADTLVTKKIKLDDVIEDGFHALINEKDQVKILVSAE from the coding sequence ATGAAAGCACTACGCTGGCACGATCAAAAGGACATTCGACTAGAGGAAATTGATGAACCAAAAGTTGCTCCAGGAAAAGTGAAACTGAAAGTAAAATGGTGCGGCATTTGTGGTAGTGATTTACATGAATATCTAGGAGGACCTATCTTCATTCCAGTGAATGAACCTCATCCACTGACAAAAGAAAAAGCCCCTATTACACTGGGACATGAATTTTCTGGTGAGGTTGTTGAAGTAGGAGAAGACGTCAGCAATTACAAAGTAGGCGATCGAGTGGTTGTTGAGCCTATTTTTGCAACTCACGGACATCAAGGTGCTTACAACTTAGATGAAAACATGGGCTTTTTAGGACTTGCCGGAGGCGGCGGTGGATTCTCTGAATATGTATCTGTCGATGAAGAATTACTTCATTTATTACCAGACGAAATTTCATATGAGCAAGGGGCACTTGTAGAGCCTTCAGCAGTTGCTTTATATGCGGTTCGTTCTAGTAAAGTACAAGCTGGCGATACAGCGGCTGTGTTTGGTTGCGGACCAATTGGCTTGCTTGTTATTGAAGCATTAAAAGCAGCTGGTGCTACTGATATTTACGCAGTAGAATTATCTAAAGAACGCCAAGAAAAAGCGAAAGAGCTTGGAGCGATCATTGTTGATCCTTCTCAATATGAAGATGTTGTTCAAGAAATTGCACGCCGTACAAACGGTGGCGTCGATGTTTCTTTTGAAGTGACAGGTGTACCTGTTGTATTGAAGCAAGCAATCCAATCAACTAGAATTTCAGGTGAAACAGTCATTGTGAGTATTTGGGAAAAAGGCGCAGAAATTATGCCAAATGACATTGTCATTAAAGAACGTACAGTCAAAGGAATTATCGGCTACAGAGACGTATTCCCATCTGTATTAAACTTAATGAGAAAAGGCTATTTCTCTGCTGATACGCTCGTCACAAAGAAAATCAAGTTGGATGATGTGATCGAAGATGGTTTCCATGCATTAATCAATGAAAAAGATCAAGTGAAAATTTTAGTTAGTGCTGAATAG
- a CDS encoding MFS transporter yields MKKHWRNMSLLLGAIGIANIGEWIYMIALHLLIFQETGSVLAVTAVYMMRPVASLLTNSWSGSLIDRLNQRKAMISLDISRAILIACIPFALLSGHLLTLYVMVFLIQMAQAMFHPASMVYMTGLIPANNRKRFNAIRSLLQSGGFLLGPAAAGLLFLIGTPVFSIYINAICLLVSALFTMCLPNLLKQDANQKGFTLSMLKEDAKLVLRFSLTSHQVMAVYLLFSAAITVLPTAIDSLETAFAKEVLLLTDTQYGLLVSIAGAGIIAGAGLNSVIVERLPVSIMLGIGSLFVACGYLIYAFSSTLFAAAVGFFILAFFLAFANTGFMTFYQTNIPVEVMGRVASFYALIEAILTIMLTGVSGGLAHVLSIRTSVVTGCVCMLLVCLLLCFVIFRSLTGKKIVHPT; encoded by the coding sequence ATGAAAAAACATTGGCGGAATATGAGTTTGCTACTTGGAGCCATCGGAATTGCGAACATAGGAGAATGGATTTATATGATTGCGCTCCATCTACTCATTTTTCAAGAAACGGGCTCTGTGCTTGCTGTAACGGCTGTCTATATGATGAGACCAGTTGCTTCTCTTTTGACAAACAGCTGGTCTGGCAGTTTGATTGATAGGTTGAATCAGCGGAAAGCGATGATCAGCTTAGATATCAGCCGGGCAATCTTGATCGCATGTATACCCTTTGCGTTACTTTCAGGACATCTGCTTACCCTGTATGTGATGGTGTTTCTTATTCAAATGGCACAAGCGATGTTTCATCCAGCTTCGATGGTCTATATGACAGGATTGATCCCAGCGAATAACCGAAAACGGTTTAATGCCATTCGCTCATTATTACAATCGGGTGGATTTTTACTTGGACCCGCTGCAGCAGGTCTGCTTTTTTTAATCGGTACACCTGTTTTTTCAATTTATATCAATGCGATTTGTCTATTGGTATCTGCTCTGTTCACGATGTGTTTACCGAATTTGCTCAAACAAGATGCTAACCAAAAGGGCTTTACCCTTTCAATGTTAAAAGAGGATGCGAAGCTTGTTCTTCGGTTTAGTTTGACATCACACCAAGTTATGGCGGTGTATTTGTTATTTAGTGCCGCTATCACGGTACTTCCTACTGCCATTGACTCTCTTGAAACTGCCTTTGCAAAAGAAGTGCTGCTCCTAACTGATACACAATATGGTCTTCTTGTGAGTATAGCTGGGGCAGGCATTATCGCAGGGGCAGGTCTCAATTCGGTGATTGTGGAAAGGCTGCCTGTTTCGATCATGCTAGGGATTGGCAGTTTGTTTGTGGCATGTGGCTATCTCATTTATGCTTTTTCCAGCACATTGTTTGCAGCCGCTGTTGGATTTTTTATATTAGCATTCTTTTTAGCTTTTGCGAACACAGGTTTTATGACTTTCTATCAAACGAATATCCCGGTAGAGGTGATGGGGAGGGTAGCCAGTTTTTATGCTTTGATTGAAGCTATTCTGACGATCATGCTGACAGGTGTCTCTGGTGGACTTGCACATGTTTTATCAATCCGAACCTCCGTTGTCACCGGGTGTGTATGTATGCTTCTTGTCTGTTTATTGCTATGTTTTGTCATCTTTCGTTCATTGACTGGCAAAAAGATAGTGCATCCTACTTAG
- a CDS encoding glucose 1-dehydrogenase, translated as MNFHNKTVIITGASNGIGEMIAWGYAKEGARVVLADIDEEKGKRLEEELKKESLEAYFKKTDVTQETDIQHLMSFAVERCKTIDILINNAGVMCTVSPYELTIDEWDRVLQTNLRGTFLCAREAARYIKENPKGGSIVNISSTRATMSEPNTEAYAASKGGISALTHALATSFSPDHITVNSISPGWIETKDEENLREIDHQQHLSNRVGTPNDIVKACFYLTDEDNQFVTGTDLVVDGGMTRKMIYAD; from the coding sequence TTGAACTTTCACAATAAAACCGTCATCATCACAGGCGCGTCCAATGGAATTGGTGAAATGATCGCCTGGGGCTATGCAAAAGAAGGAGCGCGAGTGGTGCTTGCAGATATAGATGAAGAGAAGGGGAAGCGATTGGAGGAAGAGCTAAAAAAAGAATCGTTAGAAGCTTATTTTAAGAAAACAGATGTGACGCAAGAAACGGATATTCAGCACTTAATGTCGTTTGCGGTGGAGCGCTGTAAAACGATTGATATTCTCATTAATAATGCTGGTGTCATGTGTACCGTGTCGCCTTATGAATTAACGATCGATGAGTGGGATCGTGTGTTACAAACGAACCTAAGAGGGACTTTTTTATGTGCAAGAGAAGCAGCACGTTATATAAAAGAAAATCCAAAAGGCGGTTCTATTGTGAACATTTCATCTACCCGCGCGACCATGTCAGAGCCAAATACAGAAGCATATGCTGCATCAAAAGGCGGAATATCTGCGTTGACCCATGCCTTAGCGACTTCTTTTAGTCCGGATCATATCACGGTGAATAGCATTTCACCTGGATGGATTGAAACGAAGGATGAGGAGAATCTTCGAGAGATCGACCATCAGCAGCATCTTTCCAATCGAGTCGGCACGCCAAATGATATTGTGAAGGCTTGCTTTTATTTAACCGATGAGGATAATCAATTTGTGACTGGCACAGATTTAGTCGTTGATGGTGGCATGACCAGAAAAATGATCTATGCTGATTAG
- a CDS encoding ABC transporter permease — protein sequence MHKISAIISLKLKETLKSPLTLIFLFIMPIVFSFIFGSTASDTKKPTVAFILESSQGKLDQEIFQILEKNTKFLWVKATESDAKDLVSEEKVIASVKVANPLKSHLKDKEIFDVTVYKKTEEYAVLSPYLKETATIIYQINQGVKEQKSVSLTNALNKLNESGTISLVETSQQPNLIPLGFTIMFMMFAISSSVSSIHLEYKDYTWQRLLSSPIQKISVLLGYFIAYFLLGWIQLGVLLTVLLLFFNVYLGNFMLILVFGSFVIGLVVSLGFMIATLSHTKKQAEVFSAIIIVGTCMLGGIYWPLDIVPDMMKKISLAIPQTWMMSGFGEIMSGTVNHTILLFDITILAAFTIVFMVIGLKNIRTY from the coding sequence ATGCATAAAATATCAGCCATTATTTCTTTAAAGCTAAAAGAAACATTAAAGTCCCCATTGACGCTCATTTTTTTATTTATTATGCCAATTGTATTTAGTTTTATCTTTGGAAGTACCGCATCTGATACAAAGAAACCAACAGTTGCATTTATTCTAGAGTCCAGTCAAGGTAAACTTGATCAAGAAATTTTTCAAATTCTCGAAAAAAACACCAAATTCCTCTGGGTAAAGGCGACTGAAAGCGATGCAAAAGATTTAGTATCTGAAGAAAAGGTCATTGCGTCTGTGAAAGTCGCAAACCCGTTAAAGTCCCATCTGAAAGATAAAGAGATTTTTGATGTGACAGTTTATAAGAAAACTGAGGAATATGCAGTCTTATCTCCCTATTTAAAAGAGACAGCGACCATCATTTATCAAATCAATCAGGGTGTGAAAGAGCAGAAAAGTGTTTCTCTCACCAATGCTTTAAACAAGTTAAATGAATCTGGCACCATTTCATTGGTTGAAACAAGTCAGCAACCGAATTTAATACCGCTTGGCTTTACTATTATGTTTATGATGTTTGCGATTTCAAGCTCTGTATCATCCATTCATTTAGAGTATAAAGATTATACATGGCAAAGATTGCTTTCAAGTCCCATCCAGAAAATATCTGTGCTATTGGGCTATTTCATAGCTTATTTTCTTCTTGGATGGATACAATTGGGTGTTCTTCTGACCGTCTTATTACTATTCTTCAATGTATACTTAGGAAACTTTATGCTTATTTTAGTGTTTGGATCATTCGTTATTGGTCTTGTTGTGAGTTTAGGTTTTATGATTGCAACCTTATCTCATACAAAAAAGCAAGCTGAAGTATTTAGTGCCATTATCATTGTAGGAACTTGCATGCTAGGCGGTATTTATTGGCCATTAGATATCGTTCCAGACATGATGAAGAAGATCTCGTTGGCTATACCGCAAACATGGATGATGTCTGGTTTTGGTGAGATTATGAGCGGTACTGTCAATCACACTATCTTATTATTTGACATAACAATTTTAGCTGCTTTTACAATTGTCTTTATGGTGATTGGTTTGAAAAATATCCGCACCTATTAA
- a CDS encoding ABC transporter permease: MSIWVVLKDLLLFFRDKKSFFTLFFMPIILIAILGAAFGDNMKKDSEVKINSFRVGITDQDKSTTSKMFLSTLSKSELSDIFEVKVTSKNQLEKDLNSRDITMGIIIKPNFEKSLLNHDHVQLDILRGPNSDLQEMVLQNVVLQFFQHYHMNRILVPLNQGKEVEIVSDQLKKELVNERNIHINSQPITSFQYYAGGMGVLFLLMTVVFLVGSMIEEKEEDVYKRLIVSKLSNTSYIVGKLLGIVLMSMIQLAVIILFTSFVFKVNWGEPFTVVMIGCSFILNAAGFGVLIGSFINREKTFNSVGILGTQVLAALGGSMVPLYLFPQWVIDISYFLPNSLALQMFLKSMAGADFSEIQSGFILSCGMGLVFFITALIRMSFERKHRYA, translated from the coding sequence GCATCTGGGTTGTACTAAAAGATCTATTATTGTTTTTTAGAGATAAGAAAAGCTTTTTTACACTTTTTTTTATGCCTATTATATTGATTGCTATTTTAGGTGCAGCATTTGGAGATAACATGAAGAAAGATAGTGAAGTCAAGATCAATTCATTTCGTGTAGGAATAACAGATCAAGATAAGTCCACTACAAGTAAGATGTTTCTTTCAACATTGTCTAAGAGTGAACTCAGTGACATATTTGAGGTGAAGGTCACCTCGAAAAATCAATTAGAGAAAGATCTAAATAGTAGAGACATTACAATGGGCATAATCATCAAGCCGAATTTTGAAAAAAGTCTATTAAATCACGATCATGTGCAATTGGATATTTTGAGAGGACCTAATTCGGATTTACAGGAAATGGTTCTTCAAAATGTGGTTTTGCAATTCTTTCAACATTATCATATGAATCGTATTCTGGTGCCGTTGAATCAAGGTAAAGAAGTGGAAATTGTGTCTGATCAACTGAAAAAAGAACTGGTGAACGAGAGGAATATCCATATCAACAGCCAGCCGATTACGTCTTTCCAATACTACGCAGGCGGGATGGGTGTGCTTTTTTTATTAATGACAGTTGTTTTTCTAGTTGGAAGTATGATAGAGGAAAAAGAGGAAGATGTTTATAAAAGGCTGATTGTATCAAAATTAAGTAATACTAGTTACATCGTTGGGAAGTTATTGGGTATTGTTTTGATGAGTATGATTCAACTTGCGGTCATTATTTTATTTACTAGCTTTGTCTTTAAAGTGAACTGGGGAGAGCCTTTTACTGTTGTTATGATCGGATGTAGTTTTATATTAAATGCTGCGGGTTTCGGGGTGCTGATTGGTTCTTTTATCAATAGAGAAAAAACGTTTAACAGTGTGGGGATTTTAGGAACACAAGTGTTAGCTGCTTTAGGTGGGAGTATGGTGCCCTTATACTTATTCCCACAATGGGTAATTGATATCAGCTATTTTTTACCTAATTCTCTTGCACTTCAAATGTTTTTGAAAAGTATGGCAGGTGCTGATTTTAGTGAAATTCAAAGCGGGTTTATACTAAGCTGCGGGATGGGACTAGTTTTCTTCATCACTGCTTTAATTAGAATGTCTTTTGAAAGGAAGCATCGCTATGCATAA